One genomic window of Micropterus dolomieu isolate WLL.071019.BEF.003 ecotype Adirondacks linkage group LG14, ASM2129224v1, whole genome shotgun sequence includes the following:
- the dlx4b gene encoding homeobox protein Dlx4b: protein MMSMGFMPDSLNASDPSKSAFLEFGHGHPAHQQHSSGFSHIYPVHGLHAAGHSQHESPFPGSASYGRSLGYAYPGAVNTHPPSAYMSYQQSNHSSSSSVAHSRLEQTDREKSTVIESRDTRLNGKGKKIRKPRTIYSSLQLQALHQRFQQTQYLALPERADLAAKLGLTQTQVKIWFQNKRSKYKKIMKHGSGSEGEHLHSTSSISPCSPGLPQLWEVSMANKGAQMHPNSYMNTFGHWYPNHHPHQDAMTRPQMM, encoded by the exons ATGATGTCTATGGGTTTCATGCCTGATAGTCTGAATGCCTCAGATCCCTCCAAATCGGCCTTTCTAGAGTTTGGCCACGGACATCCGGCACACCAGCAGCACTCCTCCGGATTCTCTCACATTTACCCCGTTCACGGCTTGCATGCTGCTGGGCATTCCCAGCACGAAAGTCCTTTTCCTGGCAGCGCGTCCTATGGCCGCTCTTTGGGCTACGCCTACCCCGGCGCGGTGAACACTCATCCCCCGTCTGCTTACATGTCCTACCAGCAAAGcaatcacagcagcagcagcagtgtggcCCACAGCAGATTAGAGCAGACAG ATCGCGAGAAGTCCACGGTGATTGAGAGCAGGGACACTCGTCTAAATGGCAAGGGGAAGAAAATCCGGAAGCCTCGGACCATCTACTCCAGTCTACAGCTGCAGGCGCTGCACCAGCGCTTTCAGCAGACCCAGTACCTGGCCTTACCGGAGCGCGCAGACCTGGCGGCCAAACTGGGACTCACCCAGACTCAG gTGAAAATTTGGTTTCAGAATAAGCGCTCCAAGTATAAAAAGATCATGAAGCATGGCAGCGGATCAGAGGGAGAGCATCTCCACAGCACTAGCTCCATCTCTCCCTGCTCGCCCGGGTTGCCCCAGCTTTGGGAGGTCTCCATGGCGAACAAGGGAGCCCAAATGCACCCAAACAGTTACATGAACACTTTTGGTCACTGGTATCCAAACCACCATCCTCACCAGGACGCGATGACGAGGCCTCAGATGATGTGA